The DNA segment TCATTACGATGGGGATTATCGGTTCACAAAACTATGATTTAGAGACAATGAAAACAGTAGCACTAGGTCAGTCTATTGAGTTAAAGGACTATCGCATTAACTATGATCGCCTGGACCAGAAAAAAGAAGGAATTAACGATATTGTCTATGCAGATGTTACCGTGTTTAGGAATGGTAAGAAGCTTGGCACATTCCAACCGGAAAAAGTATTTTATGGTAACTGGGAGCAGCCATCATCTGAGGTAGCTATTATTTCATCGGTTAAGGAAGATTTATATATCGTCCTTAGTGCATGGGAAGATGATGGAAAGGCTACATTTGTTGTAAAAGTAAACCCAATGATGAACTGGTTATGGTTTGGTTCCTTTATGATTGTTATTGGTGCACTTTTCGCCATTTGGAATGGAAAATATCAAAATGTCACTCCAAGATACACAGGAGTACGAAGAGAGGTGTCTTAATATGAGAAACAAACTTTATATAGGGCTCCTCATCCTTGCGTTTATCTTTCAAGGTTCATTCATCCGAGTGGAAGCAGCAAAACAAATTGACTATAAATCTGCAGAGTTTAAAGCAGTTGCCCAGCAATTTGCCTGTACATGCGGCTGTGGGCAGGATCATTATGAATGTGACCCCAATACTTGCAGTCTCACTACCGATTTTAAAAAGGATTTAGTAGAGATGATGAACAAGGGCTGGGATAAAGATAAAATCCGTGAATATTATGTCAATATTTACGGTGAAGAGATCTTGACGTCACCGGAAAAAAGCGGATTTAGTTTAACTGCTTGGATTCTACCCTTTGTTGTGTTAGGAGCAGCAGCAATCGCAGTATTTATGATCATTCGTAAATGGGTGAAAAAAAGAGGAACTGAAGAAGTTGTCTCTGAATACGAGGACACAAGTGATGAAGTTGAAGGAGAAATCCTTTCTTCCATGATCGATGAAGAACGCAAAAAGTATCTTTAGGATGTGAACAAAATGCAGGATATTTCAATCATCTCGATGATTTTTACAGCAGCAATAGCGCTGACTTGTCTATTTTTAATATTGTCACCATTATTTAAGTGGGATGCGTATATAGCTATTAGCACAAAAACTCAGGATATAGGGACAACCAAAGAAGCTCTTTTGACCACTCTTAACGAGATAGAATTTGAATACAAGATGGATAAAATATCGCACACTGATTATAAGGTTTTAAAGAGACAATACGAAACAGAAGTTGCAAGTATCATGAAGGAAGAAGAACAATTGATTGATAAAAGTGTTGATGTTGATTTAATGGCAGAAGTAGAAAAAGAAATCGAGGAACAAATGCAAAGCTATAAAAATAAAAAGGGGGAAGGAAAGTGATCAAGAAAATCACAGTCTTCTTCCTTGGACTGATGCTGCTACTACCGTTCCACGGTTTGGCGGCATCTGATTCAAAGGTTACCGTTGATATGCATTATATTGTGGTCAGTCCAGCTGAAGATGGATCAACCAATATGATGAATATGGTGAACTATTCTAATACGTCTGGTGAGGAGTATAAAGGGATTGGGCAAGGTGAGTCAGTATTAAATGTCTCCATTCCAAAAGGAGCCAAAGATCTAAATTTTCTAGATAACAAGATTGCTTTTAAAGAAGTTGATAAAGGCTTTATTACAACCACACCGGTTCCAGCAAATCAAACAATGGTCCTTCCATATAGCTATAGAATGCCAAAGGGAGAAGAAATCAATATAACAGCAGATTACTCTGTTCAAATGATGCAGATTCTTGTGCCAGAAGGTATGGGAAGCATTGAAGTAAAGGGCATAGAGGCAACGAGCCAAGGGCTCTTCAAATTTGATGACCAAAATTATTTTGGCTATAGCATAGAAGGTATTAAAGCAAACCAAACATTCACAATGGTGTACAACAAAGATGTTCAGCCACCATCGGATAAAACGGCTAAGAGTCAAAATGCAAGTGAAAATGCAAACAATAGTTCAGTCACACACACTGCACCTGCTTTTCATAATCCAGGTCATTTAAGGATGTGGGCACAGTCTCCATTACATCGTTTTAATCCTCACGTCTTTCTAATCATTATTGGTGCTATTTTAATTGCGGGCATTTCTTACTATGCTTACTTTAGAAGAAAAGCGAGATTAGAAGAAGAACGACTAGGCGCTGATAAAGAAGAAAAAGCCTTTAAGCAGCTAATGGCTAAGCAAAAGGCTATTCTAGATAAGATTATCGAGTTAGAAGAGACCTTTGGTGATGGAAAGCTATCAGAGAACGACTATCACGCAAAGCTTGCTGCTTATAAACAGCATTTAGTCCAAGTGAAATTAAATTTACGTAACTATGTTGAATAGCAGCTGGAATGGGAGGGACCGCAATTGATTGACATAAAGAAGCTAACGAAGCAAGCTGACAATAAACTGATCTTACGTGGGATAGACCTCTCGATAAAAAAAGGGGAAACAGTTGCCATACTAGGACCTAACGGTGCTGGTAAAAGTACGCTTTTAAAGGTGCTAGCAACATTAATAAAACCAACATCTGGATTGGTTAAAATAAATGGTTTAGATCTCAAAAAGGACCATATCGAGATAAAAAAAACATTGGGTTATTTACCCCATTCCAGTCTGCTATACGATCATTATTCTCCACTTGAAAATTTAGTTTTCTTTGGGAATATTTACGGAGTTAAGAATGTGGAGGAGAAAGCCATTCAACTGGTTAAAGAAGTAGGATTATCCTTCTTTTTGAATGAGCCGGTTAAGAACTTTTCCCGCGGTATGTTACAAAGGATTGCCATTGCACGAGCCATTGTTCATGACCCAGAAGTTCTCCTGTTAGATGAACCACACACAGGGTTAGATCAAGGTGCTATAACAATTCTTAATAATGTAATCCTTTCTATGAAGGATAAAGGTGCGACCACATTAATGGTTACGCATGATTTTAAACAAGCAGCCGAGATTTGTGATCGAATTATTATTGTTAAAAATGGGAAGATCGTCGATGACTTTAAAATGGAGAGACATAATTTAGGGTACGTTTCCGAAAAATACGAGCTTCAAGTGGAGGGAGTCTCATGAACTTATTTCGTACAGCCCTCTTACTAGCAAAAAAAGATCTGTATTCTGAATTAAAAACAAAGCAAATTCTAGTAACACAAATAATATTTGCGGGACTTGTGATTGTCGTTTTCAGCTTTGCCTTTGATCCTGCTAATAATACAACAAAGGCTGTCATCCCAGGGGTGGTTTGGGTCATTATCGTATTTGCCGGCATTTTAGGCCTTAACCGGTCCTTTATCTCGGAGCAGCGAAATGATACGATTCAAGGATTATTTGTTGCACCGATGGAGGCAGCAAGTATTTATTTAGGAAAATTTCTTGCGAATTTTATCATGATCCTTGTGGTTGAACTAGTTTCGATACCGTTTCTATTTTTATTATTTGATTTTAAATTTTTTGGAAGTATTCCATATTTCATTTTAGTAGTTTTCCTAGGAAGCTTCGGATTTATAGCAATCGGCACATTCTTGGCTGCGCTTTCTGCCAATTCAAAAAGCAGTGAAATGCTACTGCCGTTACTATTATTCCCGATTACTACTCCGATATTAATTGGTGTGGTTCAAGCAACTCGAATTATCTTAACGAATATGGAGAAGTTTTCTAGTGCTTTAGCGTGGATCCAATTGGTTACCGCGTATGATGTGATATTCTTTGTGATTTGTATATTATTAATTGATTATGTTTTGGAGGTTTAAATGATGAGTATGAATCTCGAACGAGAGAAAGCGATACTTCCTGAGGCTCAGTTGGCTGATACTAAAAAACGTAATGTATCCCGTATTTTGTTTGTCGGCACAGTGATCTCCATGTTAGTTTCCCTATATTTTATTTTTATTTTTGCAGCAGAAGAAACAACCATGCATGCAGCGCAAAAAATCTTTTATTTTCATGTAAGTTCAGCGTGGCTAGCCTTTATGGCGTTTTTTGTGACATTCGTGTTCAGTATTTTGTTTTTAATCAAGCGGAAAAGAATTTTTGATACTTACGCCTATGTATCCGCAGAGATTGGTGTTGTTTTCACCATTATTGTTTTGACAACAGGACCTATTTGGGCAAGATCAGCCTGGAACACCTGGTGGGTGTGGGAACCAAGATTAATTACAACTTTAATCCTATTTTTTATCTATATTGCCTACATTATGATTCGACAAATGGATGGAGTGTGGGATAAAAAAGCACGACTAGCATCTGTATTTGGAATCATAGGGTTCGCCGATGTTCCGATCGTATTCTTTGCTATTCGCTGGTGGCAAACGAAATTTCACCCAATTGTTTTTGGTGAGGGGCCTTCCCAAAAAGGTGGCGGAATTGAGGACAGTATGCTTGTAGCGTTACTTATCACAATTACTGCGTTCACTATTTTTTATGCCTACCTTCTTCATAAAGGTGTTTCCTTTGAAAATATGAAAATTAAAGTAGAACGTTATAAAGAAAAATTAAGAGAACAATTAGAAAACTAGGAGGAATCTAAAATGAACTATGAATATATGTTGGGTGCCTATTCCGTAGCATGGGTTGTAATTTTTGCGTATATGCTTATTGTTGGTAAAAGACATACGAAGCTGAAGAAGGAAATAGAGTTCTTAAAACAACTAGAAAAATAAGCAAGGGGAGCAGGAGGAAACAAGATGAACAAACGAGTCATCAAATTGCTCGTCATGATTCTAATTATCGGGATGTTTGCTTTCTTTGCTTATAGTCTGGTAACAAAAGGGAAACACACCGATGTAGGCGATAAGGCTTATAATTTTGAACTTCCAAACCTAGATGGCAGCAATACCAAGCTAGCGGATTATAAGGGTGAAGTAGTTATTTTGAATTATTTTGCCAGCTGGTGTGCTCCTTGTAAAGACGAATTCCCAGAGTTAGAAGCTTTCCAAAAAGATTATGGTGATCAATATAATCTTCTTATGATTAATCGTGGAGAGACACAGGATAAGATTAAGAAAGTAACAGAAAACAATAAAGCAGGAATGAATTACCTATTTGATTATAATGCTAAGGTGTCAAAATTATATAATGTAACTGGGCAGCCTGAGACGTTTGTTATTGATAAACAAGGAGTAATCAGAGAGCACTTTAATGGACCCGTTACAGAAATGCAATTGTATAATTGGGCAAAGAAATATAATAACTAAAGAGAGGATTGACCCATCATATGATGGTGTCAACCTCTTTTTTTATATAGTTCGATAGTGAAACTCTGCTGATATGATTGCTTTTATTTTAATTTGTCCAGGTTCCAAAGGAGTGGTACTCATAGCTTTCACCATTGTTTCCGGTTGATAAGAATAAGGGTGAATAGGACTGCTGCCTTCCACGATTAAAATAGGGGTGGGTATTAATGTAACGTTAATCGAGTCGGCAATTGTCTTTGCTTTCCCAATCGCATTGTTGACTGCCATAACTAAGGCGCGTTGATAATAAGGATCTTTATTATTTACTGTAAATTGAATGTTTGATACATAATTAACCCCATTTTGTACAGCGTTGTCTACCACCTTTCCGATCATGGTTAAATCTTCTATTTTCACCTGTAAAATATGTGTTACCTTGTATCCTTTAAAAATTTGTTTCCCTTGTTCATAGTCGTAATCAGATTCGATTCGGTAATCAAATGTTTGTATATGTGTTTGGGGAATTCCAAGTTCCACTAAAGATTGAATGACCTTTGTACTTTGAATGGCATTTTGCTGCTGTGCGGGTATTAAATCCTTGCCTTCCGTAATAACGCCTAAGTTAACAGAAGCTAAGTCGGGCTGAACCACCAATTCTCCCTCCCCAGTAACTTTTATTAAATGCTGCCCTTTATGGTGGCCTCCACCCCGGTTAGGCTGCTGATAGTGATACACATTAATTTCCTCCTCAACATTACGCTTTCCTATAAAATACTCCTTCCTCTTCTGAAATGTTCCTATTTAGTAGGGCAATCCTTTTAATTCCACCTGTTCTAGTAAACCTAGTAAAAAAATAGAATGAAATGACAGATTTGAAAGTCATAATGTGTCCAAGCAGGCATACATTTTAAATAATGAGAAAGGCAAATCAAGGAGGAACCAGTCATGGAAGGAATCCTAAATTTTTTACCCAAAAATATTGCAGATCTAATTAACCAAATCCCTCCTGAGCAAAAAGAAGAACTTGAAGAAATTCGCATTCGTATAAATCGTCCAATTGAAATGACCTTAAAGGGAGCACCCAAATTTCTAACCTACATTATACAACCTGAGGATGCGTTTCACCTGATGAATAAAATAAGCCATTTTTCAATTTATACACTTGAGGAAGAACTTAAGCGGGGTTATATAACTGTTTCTGGAGGACACCGAATTGGGTTGGCTGGAAAGGTGATTCTTGAGGAGGGAAAAGTAAAGGCGATTAGGGATATTTCCTCTTTTAACATTAGGATTGCAAGAGAAAAGGTAGGTATTGCTGAGCCTATTGTGCCTTTTATTTTTAAAAACAGCTGGATGCATACCATGATTATAGGACCGCCGCAAACAGGGAAAACGACACTGCTTCGTGATATAGCAAGAATCATATCATCTGGTAATTGGTCAAAGGGAATAGAGGCTTGTAAGGTTGGAATTGTTGATGAACGTAGTGAGATCGCTGGATGTGTAAATGGAGTGCCGCAATTAACGTTTGGTCACCGGCTTGATGTTCTGGATGCCTGTCCAAAGGCTGAAGGAATGATGATGCTCATTCGTTCAATGAGTCCAGATGTCTTAATCGTTGACGAAATTGGCCGTAAAGAGGATGCCGAAGCGATCCAGGAGGCAGTACATGCTGGAATCAAATTAATCATGACCACACACGGGACGAGCATTGAGGAGATTAGAAAACGTCCCTCTTTAAAGGAGATTATTGATCAGGACATATTTCAACGATTTATCGTCCTTAGCAGGGCATCAGGACCAGGTACGATTACCCATATTTTAGATTCTAGCGGGAAAGAACTAACGCAAAAAGTGAGAGTGACATAAATGATTAAGCTATTAGGGGCTATTATCATAATTGTTGCTACTACTTGGACAGGATTTGAGGCTGCAAAGCATTTAAGTGAGCGGCCGAGACAGCTTAGAGCACTAAGGTCGGCGTTGCAGTCACTTGAAGCAGAAATCATGTATGGACACACACCATTGCATGAAGCATCAAGGAGATTAGCTGAACAACTTACTAACCCACTTTCCACCTTTTTTGACTCATTTGCAAAGAAACTTACAGACACAGAAACAACTGTTAAAGAAGCTTGGGAAACAAGTTTAAAAGAGGTTTGGAAGGCAACAGCCTTAAAACAGGGAGAATTTGAAATTATGAAGCAGTTTGGGGAGACCCTTGGTCGTCATGATCGCTTTTCCCAACAAAAACATATTATGCTAACTCTTTCCCATCTTGAAAGAGAAGAAGCGGATGCCATCGACCGGCAAGCTAAATATGAAAAAATGGTAAAGAGCCTAGGATTTTTGTCGGGATTGTTACTAATTATTTTATTATTTTAGGGGGAAAAGCAATGGGTTTAGAAGTGGATATTATTTTTAAAATAGCTGGTGTGGGGATAGTAGTGGCCTTCTTGCATACCGTACTTGATCAGGTGGGCAAAAAAGAGTACGCACAATGGGTTACCTTATTTGGTTTTATTTATATTTTATTTCAGGTTGCATCTATTGTTGATGACCTGTTCCAGAAAATAAAATCGGTTTTCTTGTTTCAATAGAGAGGGGGGCTTTGCTATTGAAATCATTAAAATTGTCGGTGTAGCTCTCATTGCGACCTTTCTTGCTCTCATCATTAAGGAGCAAAAGCCAAACTTTGCCTTCCTTTTAATTGTGTTTGTCGGCTGTGTCATTTTTCTTTTTTTAGTTGATAAAATCTATGAAATCATTCATATGCTTGAAAAATTAGCAGTGAATGCACATGTAAATCTCGTTTATGTTGAAACCATTCTCAAAATCATTGGTATTGCTTATATTGCAGAATTTGCTACTCAAATAACAAAGGATGCGGGTCAAGGAGCAATCGCCTCTAAGATTGAATTAGCAGGAAAAGTAATCATTCTCGCGATGGCGATTCCTATATTAACCGTTTTAATTGAAACCATTATTAAATTAATTCCGAGCTAATCACAGTCTTTTAATGAGGTGTTTATAAAATGAAGCAGAGGCTGCAGATTATTCCTATTATCATTATTGTATTCTTTTTTTTACTCACTCCAAGTGTCCAAGCTGCTGAAGAACCGAAAGCTAACACGTCCTCTCTTTCTCCACAGGAGCTTGTTGATGCTCAACTGGAAACCTTAGATTTAGAGGAGTTAAAACAATTTTGGGAGGACATTACTGATAAGTATGGTGGGTTTCTCCCAGAAAGTCAGAAGGGAAGCTTATATGATTTCATAAAAGGAGATAAGAAATTTTCCTTTAAGCAATGGGGTCAGGGGATCTTGAAATTCGCTTTTCAAGAATTTGTAGCAAATGGGAAATTGCTCGGTTCGTTAATTATGTTAACCATATTTAGTATGTTCCTGCAATCTATGCAAAACGCGTTTGAGAAAAGTGCGATTAGTAAGGTTGCCTATTCCATTGTTTATATGGTACTTGTCATCCTTGCGCTTAATAGTTTTCATATTGCTATCAGCTACACAAATGAAGCGATTGGGACTATGACGTCGTTTATCCTGGCACTTGTTCCTCTTTTGCTAGCATTAATTGCTGCTTCTGGAGGACTTATATCGGCAGCATTTTTTCATCCTGTGATTCTATTTCTAATGAATATGAGTGGTTTATTCATGCAATATATCATTCTTCCACTTTTATTCTTAGCAACATTGTTAAGTATCGTAAGTACAATGTCCGAACAATACAAAGTTTCGCAGTTAGCTCAGTTACTGAGAAATTGGAGTATCGGATTAATGGGTCTGTTCTTAACCGTGTTTTTGGGTGTGATCTCGGTTCAAGGTGCATCTGCTGCAGTAACGGATGGAGTAACAATAAGGACGGCAAAATTTGTTACCGGTAATTTCATTCCCGTTATTGGCAGAATGTTTACGGACGCAACAGATACGGTTGTAAGTGCTTCTGTTCTTTTAAAAAATACTGTTGGGATTGCAGGAGTAGCTATTTTGCTCATTATCGTTGCTTTCCCAGCGATAAAAATATTAATGATTGCTTTCATTTATAAATTCGCAGCTGCCATTCTTCAACCATTAGGCGGGGGTCCAATCATTAAATGTTTGGATATTATCAGTAAAAGTGTCATTTATGTTTTTGCTGCATTAGGGATTGTTTCACTGATGTTCTTTTTAAGTATTACAGTCATTGTCGCGGCTGGAAATCTAACAATGATGATGAGATAGGGGGGAGCAAAAATGGAGTTTTTAACAGAGTGGGTAACGAATATTATTTTATTTATCCTGTTAGCAACGGTAATTGATATGCTCCTTCCTAATTCAGGTCTGCAAAAGTATACGAAGATGGTTACAGGTTTACTCTTAATTGCTATTATTCTCACCCCCATCTTTAAACTAATCTCCAAAGACTTTGAGACAACATTGGCATCGATCCCTTCATATCAAGCACCGGGTGAAAAAAATATGAAAAATTTAATAGATTTAAAGAAAAAAGAAATACAAGCTTCCCAACATGCATATATTTTAGAAGAAATGGCTGTCCAGCTAAAAAAGGACGTTAAGGAGGAGTTGATGGAACAATACGGATTGGAGATAGCAAAAGTTGATATAGCAATAAATGAAGAAAGCGACCAAGCATTCCCTGAAAACCTCCAAAAGGTTATGGTTCTTCTGAGACAACCGGAAAATGGCGTACAGACAGTCGAAGCGATAAAACAAATCGAAATAAACACAGAAAAACCTCTTCCATCAAAAGGATCAAATGAAGAAACAGAAAAGATTGCCTCATTTCTTTCGCAAAAATGGAATGTAACTGAAGAAACAGTGGAAGTTTCGATTGAAGGGGGGATTAAAAAGAAGAATGGATAACAAACAAGGACCATTTTCATGGCTCAAAAAAATACTTAAATTAGATGAAAAAACAGAAAAGAAACCAAGTAAATACCAATATATGCTTCTCGTTCTTTGTATTGGTGCAGCGTTTATGCTTGTGGGGAACATAGTCTTCAAAACCGATACAAGTCCTACAGATATTCCAGCATCAACAAATACAAAGGCAGAGACGGAGGATGTCCCTACATTTGGCTTGAAAAAGAGCTCCGGTAATAAGGCCATAGCTGAATATGAAGAAAAGTATGAGGATCAGCTAAAGAAGGCAATTCAAGAAATGTTAGGCGTGAATGATGTTACTGTCGTGGTGAATATTGATTCAACTGATAAGAAGGTTTTAGAGAAAAATAGAGTCTCAAAATCACAAACAACGGATGAAACTGATCGTGAAGGTGGACAACGGAAAGTACAGGAATCCTCAACGGATGAGCAACTTGTTATTATACGCGATGGGGAAAATGAAGGACCAATTGTAGTAGAAACGAAAAAACCTGAAATTCGCGGTGTACTTGTTGTTGCAAAGGGTGCTGACAATATTCAGGTGAAAAAATGGATTGTAGAAGCAGTCACAAGGGCGTTAGGAGTGCCAAGCCACCGTGTCGCCGTTATGCCTAAAAAATAAGAGGGGGATTTTAAATGTTATTAAAGAAACAAACAGTATGGTTATTAACAATGTTAAGCTTAGTGGTTGTCCTTTCGGTGTATTACATTACTTCACCAGAGCAAAAATCTAATGATCTTGCGGCTGTGCAGCAAAATGCCAAAGATCAAATGGATCAAAAGCAGGCTAATTCAAAAACTGAAGCTAAGGATGGAAAAACAATTGTATCAACTGTTGCAGGTGATGATGCATTTGAGGAACTTCGCATGAAGCTTGATGACCTAAGAAGCCAAATGCAAGAAGATTTAACTACTCAATTAGCTTCCACTGATCTTCCAGCAGATGAGCGTAGTAAGGTGAAAGATCAAATGGATAGATTAAACCAAACTGCTCAAAAAGAAGAAATTCTTGAAACATTAATTAGAACGATGGGTTATGAAGATGCTTTAGTTAGAGCCGATGGAGAGCAAGTAAGAGTAACAGTAAAATCTAAGAAAAAGCCTTCAGCATCTGAAGCAAATAAAATTATTCAACAGGTAAAGAAAGAAATTGGAGAGACCAATTACGTAGCGGTGGAATTCCAGCCATCAAAATAGTAGATAGACTTTAAAAGGAAAGTCCATGGCTTTCCTTTTTTATTGTTTGACTATGTAAAAGTTAATTATGTAATTTTTTACACTCTGTTGATTGGAGCGGAAGGCACGAAGACTCCTGCGGGAGTAGTTGGTCACGGGAGACCCCGCAGGAGTGCGCGACGAGGAGGCTCCCGGACCACCCCGCGGAAAGCGAAGTGCCTGGAGCGGAAATCAACAGGCAAGTTTAAGATGGGTTATGTTTAATTATAAATTAATTAGGGAAAAATACTCATTTGAGGTTAATCAAATTGTTAAAATTCCCTTTTTCATCTAAAAAGATTAAGATAAAAGATGAATGGGACTAAGAGAAATGTTTCGAGGAAATGATTTAGCTTATTGAACTTTTACTAAGTATTATCGTATAGTATTAGTAGCTAGTCCTAATTAAAGTGTTACAAGGGGTGTTACTCAAATGTTAAAAGTACAAGAAATTCGTGAATTAATTAAATTGGTAGACCAGTCCAGCATTGATGAATTTGTATATGAAAATGAAGGCTCAAAAATTCAAATGAAGAAAAATGCTGCAACGGTGGTAACGACAGTTCAACCAGTTCTACAAGCTGCGACTGCACCTGTTCAAACAGCACCAGCACCAGTTGCTGTACCTGCTGCCGTAACAGAAACAAAACAAGAAGCACCGAAAGTGGAAGCGACAAACCAAGCTGATACATCCAATCTACATAAAATTACATCACCTATGGTAGGTACTTTTTATGCTTCTCCAACACCAGATGCAGATATTTATGTAAAAGCAGGAGATAAGGTTTCAAAGGATTCAATTGTATGTATTGTTGAAGCAATGAAATTATTTAATGAAATTGAAGCTGAAGTAAATGGCGAAATTGTTGAAATACTAGTTAAAAATGGTCAATTAGTAGAATACGGACAGCCTTTATTTTTAGTAAAGCCTGAATAAGGAGCGATAACAGGATGATAAAAAAACTGTTAATTGCAAACAGAGGAGAAATTGCAGTAAGAATTATTCGGGCCTGCCGAGAAATGGGTATTGAATCAGTTGCTGTTTTCTCAGAAGCAGACCGTGAAGCATTACATGTTCAATTGGCAGATGAAGCCTATTGTATTGGACCTAAAACATCAAAAGATAGTTATTTGAACGTAACAAATCTTATCAGTGTAGCAAAACTGACTGCCTGCGATGCGATCCACCCAGGGTATGGATTCTTGGCGGAAAATGCCGATTTTGCAG comes from the Neobacillus sp. PS2-9 genome and includes:
- the spoIIIAG gene encoding stage III sporulation protein AG gives rise to the protein MDNKQGPFSWLKKILKLDEKTEKKPSKYQYMLLVLCIGAAFMLVGNIVFKTDTSPTDIPASTNTKAETEDVPTFGLKKSSGNKAIAEYEEKYEDQLKKAIQEMLGVNDVTVVVNIDSTDKKVLEKNRVSKSQTTDETDREGGQRKVQESSTDEQLVIIRDGENEGPIVVETKKPEIRGVLVVAKGADNIQVKKWIVEAVTRALGVPSHRVAVMPKK
- a CDS encoding SpoIIIAH-like family protein gives rise to the protein MLLKKQTVWLLTMLSLVVVLSVYYITSPEQKSNDLAAVQQNAKDQMDQKQANSKTEAKDGKTIVSTVAGDDAFEELRMKLDDLRSQMQEDLTTQLASTDLPADERSKVKDQMDRLNQTAQKEEILETLIRTMGYEDALVRADGEQVRVTVKSKKKPSASEANKIIQQVKKEIGETNYVAVEFQPSK
- the accB gene encoding acetyl-CoA carboxylase biotin carboxyl carrier protein — its product is MLKVQEIRELIKLVDQSSIDEFVYENEGSKIQMKKNAATVVTTVQPVLQAATAPVQTAPAPVAVPAAVTETKQEAPKVEATNQADTSNLHKITSPMVGTFYASPTPDADIYVKAGDKVSKDSIVCIVEAMKLFNEIEAEVNGEIVEILVKNGQLVEYGQPLFLVKPE